The Clupea harengus unplaced genomic scaffold, Ch_v2.0.2, whole genome shotgun sequence genome has a window encoding:
- the LOC122129912 gene encoding nuclear factor 7, brain-like has translation MASKSFSEEDFSCPVCYNIYKDPVILTCTHSICNTCLQKFWETKGSRECPVCRTRCSKEEYPLNLVLKNLCETFQQREENSQREPFCSLHRSELKLFCEDDKQLVCLVCRDSKLHKNHNFSPIGEAALERKEELKIKLEPLKKKLDNFKQVKTSSHKTAQHIRVQAQHTERQIKKKFKKLHQFLQDEEAARLAALREEEELKSQLMHPRLYLSEDLTSVRLLDGWQQLPDNLERLAMSLWVVGSESFNSGTHCWDVEVGDSDYWILGVKTESSQKKGVHFSGGNWGVVCYFDEYKARSSSHPDILLTVEEEPQMIRVQLDWDRGELSFTDPDNNTHLHTFTHTFTERVFPYFITDSYLRILPVKAAVTVEQLS, from the exons ATGGCATCCAAGTCCTTTTCAGAAGAGgatttctcctgtcctgtgtgctacAATATCTACAAGGATCCTGTTATTCTGACCTGTACTCACAGCATCTGTAACACCTGCCTGCAGAAGTTCTGGGAAACCAAAGGGTCCAGggaatgtccagtctgcaggacaAGGTGCTCAAAGGAGGAGTATCCTCTCAACCTGGTTCTAAAGAACTTGTGTGAAACTTtccaacagagagaggaaaacagtcAGAGAGAACCATTCTGCAGTCTGCACCGTTCTGAACTCAAGCTTTTCTGTGAAGATGACAAAcagcttgtgtgtttggtgtgtcgagACTCAAAACTCCACAAGAATCACAACTTTAGTCCTATCGGGGAAGCAGCACTTGAGCGTAAG GAAGAACTGAAGATCAAACTGGAGCCCTTAAAGAAGAAGCTGGACAACTTTAAACAAGTTAAAACAAGCAGTCATAAGACTGCCCAACACATAAGA GTCCAGGCCCAACACACAGAAAGGCAGATCAAGAAAAAGTTTAAgaagcttcaccagtttctacaagatgaagaggcagccaggttagctgcactgagggaggaagaggagctgaagagtcagttgatg cacccacGTCTCtacctgtctgaggatctgaccagtgtgagactcCTTGATGGGtggcagcagcttcctgataacctaGAGAGATTGGCTATGAGTCTCTGGGTCGTGGGCTCTGAgagctttaactcagggacacactgttgggatgtggaggttggggacAGTGATTACTGGATCCTGGGAGTGAAGACAGAGTCTAGTCAGAAGAAGGGAGTGCATTTCTCCGGTGGAAATTGGGGTGTGGTTTGTTATTTTGATGAATATAAAGCACGCTCTTCATCCCACCCAGACATTCTCCTCACAGTGGAGGAGGAACCCCAGatgatcagagtgcagctggactgggacagaggagagctaTCATTcactgaccctgataataacacacacctacacactttcacacacactttcactgagagagtcttTCCATACTTTATCACTGACTCATATCTGAGAATCTTACCAGTGAAGGCTGCAGTAACAGTAGAGCAGCTCAGTTAG
- the LOC116222788 gene encoding zinc-binding protein A33-like produces MASKSFSEDDLSCPVCYNIYKDPVILTCTHSICNTCLQKFWETKGSRECPVCRTRCSKEEYPLNLVLKNLCETFQQREENSQREPFCSLHRSELKLFCEDDKQLVCLVCRDSKLHKNHNFSPIGEAALERKEELKIKLQPLQKNLDNFKQVKTTSDKTAQHIRVQAQHTERQIKEEFEKLHQFLRDEEAARLAALREEEEQKSQMMKEKIEKMSREISSLSDTIRAIEEEMGADDITFLQVGPITVERAQCTLQDPERVGGALINVAKHLGNLKFRVWEKMQEIVQHTLVTLDPNTAHPHIILSEDLTSVRVSNERQQLPDNPDRFDKAACVLGSEGFNSGTHCWYVEVGDSDIWCLGVKTESSQRKGEGALSGVWRVYHGNGAYEALSPSQTTTPLTVKRKPQRIRVQLDWDRGKLSFSDPDNNTHLHTFIHTFTERVFPYIYTLSSLRILPVKAAVTVEHR; encoded by the exons ATGGCATCCAAGTCCTTTTCAGAAGATGATttatcctgtcctgtgtgctacAATATCTACAAGGATCCTGTTATTCTGACCTGTACTCACAGCATCTGTAACACATGCCTGCAGAAGTTCTGGGAAACCAAAGGATCCAGggaatgtccagtctgcaggacaAGGTGCTCAAAGGAGGAGTATCCTCTCAACCTGGTTCTAAAGAACTTGTGTGAGACTTtccaacagagagaggaaaacagtcAGAGAGAACCATTCTGCAGTCTGCACCGTTCTGAACTCAAGCTCTTCTGTGAAGATGACAAAcagcttgtgtgtttggtgtgtcgagACTCAAAACTCCACAAGAACCACAACTTCAGTCCTATCGGGGAAGCAGCACTTGAGCGTAAG GAAGAACTGAAGATCAAACTGCAGCCCTTACAGAAGAATCTGGACAACTTTAAACAAGTTAAAACAACCAGTGATAAAACTGCCCAACACATAAGA GTCCAggcccaacacacagagaggcagatcaaggaggagtttgagaagcttcaccaatttctacgagatgaagaggcagccaggttagctgcactgagggaggaagaggagcagaagagtcagatgatgaaggagaagattgagaagatgagcagagagatctcctctctttcagacacaatcagagccatagaggaggagatgggagctgatgacatcacattcctgcaggtaGGGCCCAT cacagtggagag agcccagtgcacactgcaggatccagagagggttggaggagctctgatcaatgtggcaaagcacctgggcaacctgaagttcagagtctgggagaagatgcaagAGATTGTTCAACACA ctcttgtgactctggatcccaacactgcacacccacatatcatcctgtctgaggatctgaccagtgtgagagtCAGTaatgagagacagcagcttcctgataacccagataGATTTGATAAGGCTGcctgtgtcctgggctctgagggctttaactcagggacacaCTGTTGGTATGTGGAGGTTGGGGACAGTGATATTTGGTGCCTGGGAGTGAAGACAGAGTCTagtcagaggaagggagagggtgcCCTCAGTGGAGTCTGGCGTGTTTATCATGGTAATGGTGCATATGaagcactctctccatcccagaCCACCACTCCCCTCACAGTGAAGCGGAaaccccagaggatcagagtgcagctggactgggacagaggaaaactttcattctctgaccctgataataacacacacctacacactttcatacacactttcactgagagagtcttTCCATACATTTACACTTTATCATCTCTGAGGATCTTACCAGTGAAGGCTGCAGTAACAGTAGAGCACCGATGA